The Sebastes umbrosus isolate fSebUmb1 chromosome 4, fSebUmb1.pri, whole genome shotgun sequence genomic sequence GAGGGGTTAATACAGTCTGACAGTGTCCATGGCCCATAATGCACCACTGCGTAAAATTATTTACACTGTGGGAATTATCCAGAATGTGTTTTTAGGCcactgatttttgtttttggacaaacaaacaagaaatataACGAGACTAATGTGTTGATTggtgagctttagagatgctgggaggtttccccctgtttccagtcttcgtgctaagctaagctaacaggctgctggctgcagcttcaAATTTAACTCTCCAGAAGAGTTTAATCTATATTTAATACTAATGACTTTACAGCAGAGTATATTATAAATACCTCATCTGAATCAAAGTTGGACTCACCTTGGCCACAAACGTCCCTCCAGGTTTCAGGACGTGAGTTGTGATGTTCAGAGCGGCCAACAGGAGCTGAGCCTGGATGTACTCGTCCACGTCATGGAGCCCGGTTACTATGGAAACAGAACGGTAAATAACTCCAGACAGCTGAATAAAAAGGAGAGACTTGAGGACAGGCGAGGACAGACAGGTAAGTGAGCGTCTCACCGTCTGGAGCTCCGTCACACACCACCAGGTCGGCCGGCTGACCCTCAAAGTGACGGATGATCTCCTGAGCTGTCGACAcctgagaggaagaagaagacgaagacaCAGGTCATGTGACGCACCGCCGCACTTCTTGTGTTTTACAAACCTCCTCATAGAACCTCCTAAAAACCAACAGAACCTCCTCAAGGACTACAAAAACCTTTACATGGATAACTAGAACCTCCTCCAGAACCTCCACAGGGACCAAAAGACCCCCCCCCTATTCATTGTGACGTGTCCTTACCTTGGTGATGTCTCCCTGGATCTGAGTGACTCCTGGCAAAGGAGCCATGGCCTGCAGGTCCACCGCCACGATCTTCACCTCCTCACCCCCCTCACCCTTCTCCTCCTGCCCTCTGAGTggataaacaaaacaatgacttagtTAACactattcatattattaaaatCCATTTCATTTCTGTCCAGGTGAGTGTATGTTCattaaaaagaaagcaaaacaaaacctGAGTTTCCGACTGAGGACTTGACTCCAGCTGCCAGGAGCTGCACACAGATCCACTGCTCTGTTTACACCtgatagagagaaaaaaaatatttttgacaaaTCAGACATTTATGAAAAGACAGCGGAAGAATACAGTCAGGGACAGACACACGGATGGATACCAACGGAGCCCAAAGAGGTCAGGTAGCCCTTACACCAGAGCCAGAACGAGACTCTGGCTCAATTATACCCTTTCCAGAGGGCTGTAATGTAGGCTGAGGCCAGTTTGGGGTCTTTAACCCATCGTCTGAGGTGTCCCGTGGGTGGTCTCACCTGTGAACAGGTTGAACTCGTGGTCGAGCTGCAGCAGCTTGAAGGCGCTCCTCGCTCTCCAGCCCTCCTCTTTGGCCAGACGGTAGTAAATGTCACGCTTGTCTTTGGAGGAGCGACCcatcctgacctctgacctctctgatggaaaaaacacacatttatactggTTTCTCGTCTTTCAGTGGAATTACTGCAATGACATGATGATGACGTGATAAACAACTGTGatggaatatttatttatatatttctttatttttaaatttttttattaaagggactgtttgtaactttttaatcgtataaatgtagcgggtcgggacacatgcgcgctcgcatatgcgcgctcgcgtgtggccggagcctctgctcctctgcctgcttgccttcactcacaccgcgtgcgttctcgctgtctcgctccacctctagacgtgaacgcgcgctcactacacactgcagaagagttagtttagctctgagaatatctagtgactgtacagtggatgtttgtgcagaaataaatgctgcagctcctccagaccaacagaggttctccgtgtcttgtgaagtgacggggctccgcagcgagaaacgttatcaccggcacccggtcggagacgataacgtttctcttcctgcagcggggctgaagcaggaagagaaacgttaccgtctccgactgggtgctggtgtctctctccggctgcggtcggaggcgataacgtttctcttcctgcttcagcctcaaagccaacactaggatcagcagtgattcatggagagaccttcgtctggtcagctaacattactgccaagcaggtgaaatatagagtgatattgtggttttagctgacgtgtgtcgcctcactgttttgagcgatgctcgttcaggtatatttagagcgagcacaagcgcgagcccgacgctgactttcgttgacttaacggccacaggtgtcgctgttaagaagcatttctgaaagttacaaatagtccctttaacaaataattttaatttattattattattattattattattaattcttGTTTAATGGTCCATGCAAATATTAGTCCCAACATTACCAAATACTGTACCTTAAAGCATCACAAGAGTCCACTATCAAAACAACTCTGCTggaatatgtatttatatatatatatatttaaaaaacaaatttaccAAATAattttaagttattattattattattacttattgttTAATGGTCAATGCAAACATTAGTCCCAACATTATTCCACTATCACTATCACTCCCTGTGTTCTAACCTAATTACACCGTTAACCAACTAAGAAAGTCACGATTTTAACAAAAATGATTGGCGATTGGTTTATTCTATGTCAGCCGAATTGAAAAGCGCTTCTTAGCGAATCTAAAAACGTATTTGATCATCATTTAATAAACACTATTGTCGTCCTAAAGACCGGTTAACCTTGTCttattcactttttaaacaGGGTTTGGCGAAGAGAGCACAAGAAACTGCATATTTCATGTCTAACTGGACTTATTGTCTAACATTAGGTGAGTCTATGTCTGTCGGATGAATATATACACGtttaaactaaagaaaacatacaaaacaataacataatTGATCGTTTAAACACACTTTATGAACCTTTAACAGACTGTTTTACTTACTGTCCACGTTCAGGTGTTGTTGATGAAGGAAGGACCCCTGGCTGCTGGTAGCTGTCTCCGAAGCGCCTGTTCAAAATGACGTTGCCAATCCATTTGTACCATCTCTGCTTGAAGATTAAATACAGGTATTTATCTTTTCTGATCATACTTTTTCTTTAATGATGATgatcaaagatttttttttcttgtagtaGGCTACTTTTCAGTGATTCCCGGTTTCTGTCTTCTCAGTAGCTGCCACATGGTGTCGCTGCAGACACAAGAAACAGCTTCTatagaaacaatataaataaataataaataaatataaaa encodes the following:
- the ftsj1 gene encoding putative tRNA (cytidine(32)/guanosine(34)-2'-O)-methyltransferase yields the protein MGRSSKDKRDIYYRLAKEEGWRARSAFKLLQLDHEFNLFTGVNRAVDLCAAPGSWSQVLSRKLRGQEEKGEGGEEVKIVAVDLQAMAPLPGVTQIQGDITKVSTAQEIIRHFEGQPADLVVCDGAPDVTGLHDVDEYIQAQLLLAALNITTHVLKPGGTFVAKIFRGKDVTLLYSQLKIFFSGVTCAKPRSSRNSSIEAFVVCQNYSPPQGYVPNMSNPLLDHSYDVDFNQLEGPNRVIVPFLACGDLSAFDSDRTYPLQLDDSKQYQYTPPTQPPIRPPYQQACHLRKNNLLSREDAQSNHPNQSPDETDPPAEST